One window of Nicotiana tomentosiformis chromosome 11, ASM39032v3, whole genome shotgun sequence genomic DNA carries:
- the LOC138901784 gene encoding uncharacterized protein — translation MNERMDQNAKEFHARMEQIPGAQPVLKGPDSKKYMQLIFKPSAAPDLIPKRFKMPNILKYDGTSDPHEHITTYTTNVKGNDLVQHEIESVLLKKFGETLTKGTLTWYSLFPEHSIDSFEMLADSFIKAHDRAGKVQAKKEDIFRISQGESKLLRELVIRFQREKMLLPVVLDEWAAEAFTKGLNPMNSDASRKLKESLLEFKTTTWADVHNLYESKIRIEDDRLSYSVFSKGCNRDGNQERFKVDVDTNQRSSRGLFQPYERADGRGNRSFQSSDRLASDR, via the coding sequence ATGAATGAGCGAATGGACCAAAATgctaaagaatttcacgctcggATGGAACAGATCCCGGGAGCGCAACCGGTGCTAAAGGGACCAGATTCCAAGAAGTATATGCAGTTGATATTCAAACCAAGTGCGGCTCCAGATTTGATTCCGAAAAGGTTTAAAATGCCGAATATTCTGAAATATGACGGGACTTCGGATCCACATGAGCATATCACGACCTACACCACAAATGTAAAAGGAAATGACTTGGTCCAACACGAGATCGAATCTgtcttgttgaagaaatttggcgAAACCCTGACGAAGGGTACTTTAACTTGGTATTCTCTTTTCCCTGAgcattccattgattcttttgaaatgcttgcagattcttttattAAAGCTCATGATAGAGCAGGAAAGGTCCAAGCAAAGAAGGAAGATATATTCAGAATATCCCAAGGAGAATCCAAACTATTGCGAGAGCTCGTGATTCGGTTTCAGAGGGAAAAGATGTTATTGCCGGTAGTACTGGATGagtgggcagctgaagcatttacAAAGGGTCTCAACCCAATGAACTCCGATGCCTCAAGGAAACTGAAGGAAAGCTTGTTAGAATTTAAGACAACCAcatgggcagatgtccacaaTCTCTACGAGTCAAAGATTAGAATAGAAGATGATCGACTAAGTTACTCGGTTTTTTCCAAAGGATGTAATCGTGATGGGAATcaggaaaggtttaaagttgatGTTGACACAAATCAGAGATCTTCTAGAGGTCTCTTTCAACCTTACGAGAGGGCTGATGGGCGAGGAAATAGAAGTTTTCAGTCATCAGATAGGTTAGCTTCCGATAGATGA